TCTGGCCTCCGTCTCCTTAGGTGTGTCCTGTGTGTCAGCCTGCATGAGTGGCGACAAAATCCACTGACCAGGGCTGCTCTGTTGACTGTCACTGAATGGGCTTAActtgttctctttctctattgACTCTGAACTACCCACAAAGACGGAAAACTCAGGCTTGGGATGCTCTGTGGCCAAGAACTCAGGTTCATGCAATGAATTGCCAGCCCCAGATTCACTCTGAGCAACTGTGGCCAAATGGAGTTCCTTCTCTAGCAACTCTTCGTCACCCCCACTGTCATTGCCAGAACCTGAGCTTATGGATATGATCCTGGTACCCTCTGACTCCACGATTTCTAGAAAGTCAAGATCATTTTGACATCTAGTCATTAGATTTCCTTCCTGATATGCATGAgaatattctgaatatttatcTGTTCCAAGGCTGGATGAAGAGGATGAGGAACCACCATTGAAGGGATCATTTGGAATCTCTGGAAATTGAGGCTCCTCCTGATCAGACATCTTTCCAAAGTCATCCTTCCTGTTTTCGGCAAAGTCCTTCATTTCAGTAATGACTCCTACGGGGGCTTCAGATGTAAATAGTTCTGATTCTTGGTGAATCTGTCTGTTCCTATCATCCTGATTCTCTTTCTGGTGTTCAGCACTGGGCCCATAGGTCCAGGAGGACAAGGCAACAGAGGCATCATTTAGGCCAGGACTTGATGCACTTGAATGAGAACACTCACTAGAGAGGCTGTCTCTGTCATAGTTTCCTGGTGAAAGGGCTTCTAGAGATCTTTCCTCAGTTCTTTGACCTGTAGGATTCATAGCTGTCTCATAACTTATATGACTATCCCACACATCACTATCCATAGGGCCATCCCAATCACCAAAGTTTTGAGAAGATTCATAAAGTAGTTTTCCATGTGCTCCTTCTGGCTTCAGACTGTTACAGACTTCAGTTTTCTCAAGTTCCATTTCAGAAAGAAGCTTATTTTTCATTAGATTAATCCCATCTAATGTTGCATTGGCTTCATCTAAATTTCTATTATCCATAAAAGATTCCTCCTGGGTGTCTTTTGTCTGCAAATCACTTGTGGATGTCTCTGTTTGCACAGCAAGGGAGTCTAGAATGTAAGGCCCCTTCTCAACTTCCAAGGCCTCTTCTGGTTCCTCACTCTGAGGACTGGAGGTGACTGAAAGAGAGCTGATTTTGTCTAATGCACCGCAGATTTCCTGGTGTTCAAACGCATCTGATGAAGAGAATTCCTGGTCACTGGGATTTTTTCCAAAAACCCATGGGGCACCTTTCACTCCAGAGCCTACCACTGCCTCCTTGTCAAGATGCTCACAATCAGAGGCTGCCCAGACTTCAATCTCACTTTCACTCTGCCTGTAAGGATGGCCTGTCCATGGATCTGACTGTAAAAAGTGTTCTGGACTTGCCAGCCTGGTCGCTGAGGATGTTGTGTCACCTTGGGAGTCTGCCCATGTGTCCTGGTTGTCAGGATGAGATGTAAGGTCTCCTGGCTCACTGAGTCCAGAGGCTTCTAACATGTGACCATCCTTACCATTAATTGAGTGCCTGGGGCTTTCAGAAGGCCAAGTGCTGGGTTCCAAATCTACAGTATTTGGTGGGCCTGGTAATCTGAAAGATGATATATCTTTATCTCCCATGACAGAATCCCAAATACTGTTTGCAATTAACTGGCCACTTTTCTCATTCAGGGTCTGGTATTCACTGGGACCAGTATCTGCTGTGGACTccgcagaggcagagagatcccAGTCCACCTGATTTGCTTCCTGGTGTTCCGTACCCCATGGTTCCAGCTGTTTCACTGAGAACCGGGTTTCAGGTTCACTATTTGCAGCTACATAACCTTCTACTTGACCATCACCACCGATAGCCACACCCCCACTGCAGTCATCCCAGTCCAAGTCATTATCCATGTCTGAGATCGTTGCAGTGGACTGCGTGTCCTCCAGAATCACTCGGTTCCATGTGTCAAGGCTATCAGGGGCTGTCTGGCGTGAGTTGGTGTTGCTGTGTAGAAGGGTGAGCTGCTGGTTTGCTTCATTGTACAGTTGCATCATGCTAGGGTCTTCGTAACTGGACGGGCTGTTTTCCCGCACATCATCCTCCATGGAAGCATTTTTATCTTCTGTGCGCTCTGTCTTGAGTGAATCTTTATCTGGGTTATGTGTGTCATTTCCTTCAGGCTTATCTTCTGTGTGAGGCAATGCCCACATGTCGAGGTTCCCAGGACCAGAACCAATTCGATTTCTCTGTGACTGCTGTGGTGATGTTGCAAGAACCTCAACCCCCTCTGCAGGAAAGTCAGTAGCTTTTGCCTCAAAACCATTATCTTTAGCAATTGGCTTGTTTTCGACCTCTTTTTCATCTCCAGCATATGTTGGTGATgtgtaagagtcagaggtggAGTAGTTGGTGTCTAATGGAGATGGGACTGAATCTTCTCCTATGTTGGATGCACTGTAATCAGAACATTTATAGGACAAGAAGGAATCTTCCCAAGGAGCTAAGACATCGGCTTCTCTTTTCTTAACACCCTCCTCAAACAGGTTCCAGGATCCTTCCTTTTCATATGTCTTCCCTGTGGCTTTAGGACCCACCAAGCCATTTTGGTCTTTCCCTGGTAGCTTAGAATTATTCCATGTTTGACCCAGATCAGAAATGGGACTTCCAGATGTAAGACTGTTATCCTTGGAGCCGTTGTTCTTGCCCCAGATTTCTGGAGCTGCATCTTTATTTACCTCTATGAGGGAATTGTCCAATAGGTCTGCTGCAGGGAAAGAAAACCCTCTTTTGGCCATAGCCCATTCACTTGGGTCCTGCACAGAAGGTGTCTCATTGTTAGTGGGATGAAGATTCCAAGTATTTTTTAATGTGTCAGCATTATCTTCTTTATCAAATGCACCCCAGGTGGGGAAGGACCTCGTAACTGAAGCTTCGCCAGCATCCATGGGATTTCCCCAGGGCTCAGGCATTGTGGTGGGTGAGTGTCCTGAATGCCACAAAGCAGCAAAGTCCTCTATCAGGTGGTTTGTCCCTTGAGGAGAGGCATCTGTCAAATGTGGCCTTACTGTAGGCGAGTGCTGATATCGCAAGTTTTCCTCCTTCTGGTCCTGGGTGTCGTTGCTGTCCAGTTCCGGCTGTCCAAACTCAGATTCCCAGGGATCTGACTTTGGGAATCCAAGACTCTTTGGTTGGAATGTGGAGTCTGAGGTTCTCCGCTCAACTGGTTCAGGCTTATGATCTTTCCATGGTTCAGGGTTCTGGAAGACGGATTCTTGTTCACTGGAGTTCCATACATCTACAATGTTTTTTGAATCAATCTCCAAGCCACCCCACCAGCTTCTGCACCGTGCACGGGTCTGAGGTGGGCCCAGATGCCCTGTGTCAATTGCATTTTGGATTACATCTTCAGGATAGGGTGGAGTTGGCTCTTCAGTTGATGGTGAGATTTCAACAAAGCTGTTCATAGGTGTTGGTGGGATCCTCTTTCCAATATTCTTCAGCCTTTCAGGGGAAGAAGGTTCCTCTCCCACAAAACATGTCAGGCTTAAATTTCTTTCAGAGTTATCGCCTGAGCTTTCTTGTCTCTGGACAAACTCTTCATCAAATTCCACAAGGCTGTCTTTACCAGCCTCTGACAAAAGAGAACTGGAAGAATAATTGGACATGTTGATccccatctctccaagccccttTGGCCCAGCTGAGAGGTTTCCTTCTGATGAATCGCTGTTGGTGAAGTCATCTTCTGGTGAGTAGTCTGCAGAATGGGAAGATGGCTGGGACTGCTCAGAAGCTATGGGTGCTGAGTCAAAGTTGAAGAGATCAAAGTGTTCACTGTGTTCCCCAGAGCGTGCATGCTCCTCTGCAACTATCCCTTCAGGAATGGGGCTGTAGGAGTCAAATCCTGGAAGGAGGCTATGGTGAGGCCCACCACCCTCTCCCACTGGGCTGTCATCACTGAGGAAGACTGAGCTCTCCTTGGATGAACGACTGCTTCTGATGGTGGCCAACCCACTGTCAGGGCTAACAAGGTCTATGTTGGCATCCACCTGAGCTTGGTTAGAATCGTTGAGCTCTGGAGGGTTTTCTATGAAATTCACAGAGCTGGGCTGTGGCTCTATGTCAGATCCATACAATTCCATAATCCCGGAAGAGCCCTGTGACAGGGGGGCACTGCCTGCCACAGCTTCTGTTGAGGACGTCCGACTGTTAGAGACCATCTCTGCACACCTCCTATTGATGACCTCCTTGAGAAGAAGAAACACCTGGTCACAGGTCACAGAAGGGTCTTCCTGCTGATACACCAGGATTTCATCACAGCCACATTCAAAGGGCTCCAGTTCCAGGCAAGGGTTCTGACTTTCTTCCAGCTCACAGCAAATCTAGGGGCGGGGGGAGCACAAGACTTTGTGTGAGCATGCAGACGGTTCttgcattttgtttcttttctctaaaaatgtgtttattttcatgtttgtagGCTATATTCACTTCACCTTCTAcctccccttcaactcctttcaTGTCCCTTACCCAActccttctcaaattcatggcctttggAAATGTATTACTGTCATCAACACGTTTGCAATATATAtgatcaaatataaaaatataatttgttgAGTCTGCTTAATGTTTCTCATGTGCATATGTTTTTAGGAATGACCACTTGATGTTCAGAGAACTCTAGCTtacatcaagttgacataaaattaaccaGGATGACAAGCCTTCCTCAAAGATGAGCCCTAACTAGTTATTTAACATCAAGTGGTCATTCCTAAAATTGTATGGTGTTTTCATTTGAGAAAATTGCCTTCATAAGATCCAGctctaagacattttcttaattagttattgatgggGAGGGTTCAGCCCACCGTGAATGGCGCCATCCcttgtggtcctgggttttataagacaGCACATTGAGCAAACCATAAGCAGCAAGCCAGTaacagcacccttccatggcttctgcatcagctcctgctcctgccctgcttgagtttgtgttgtgactttcttcaatgatgacCAGTGATGTGGAtgtgtaagccaaaataaattcctTTTACCGGACCCTCAgcattttggtcatgatgtttcatcacaccTATAGGAACCAAACTcactgcctctctgtgtctcagcAGTCATTTATTGCCTATATCTCtccatctgggggtgggggtcttgTGAGCTTTCCTCCCTGCATGTTAGTGTGTCAGCTGGTGGGATCACAGTTTGGATCTTATTTAGGAAAACACATTGTTGAGATTGCTTAGATGGACCTTTCCTGTCATATATAGAAGAAATAATGGCGCAGCAGAGATTCTGGCCCTCTAGTTCCTGCAATCTTCTCACCCCTGTCCCATTCTACAATGTACCCTGAGCCATGGGTGTAGAGGTTGCGCAATAGATGCATAAGTTGGTGATGCACATTCCATAATCAGTTGTTGTCTGCATTTTGGTCAGTGGTAGCTTTTGATAATGGTTTCTATCtattgcaaaaagaagtttcatTGATAAGGGGTAAGAGACACTGTTACTAGACTACACCTGGGCACAGTATGAGCATTGTGGGTAAGGCCTGGAAGCTGGGCATGGCACAGGTGGGCTAAAGTCAGGAAAGCTGAAGAATCAGACTAGACATATAGACAGGACACGCAAGTGGGACAAAGCCTGGGCACTGGAAtggtgcttttaaaatattttatttatttatttatttgtgtgtgtgtgtgtgtgtgtgtgtgtgtgtgtgtgtttacatttctATATGTATGCTTTCTTTTGGAAGCTAGAGGACAACTTCAGGATCATTCTCAGAAATGCTTTCTACCtcctttgagacaagatctctcactggcCCAGAGCCTACCAATTAGGCTAGACTGGCCAGCCAGCAGGCCTCAGGaatcctcctctctctgtttcctcagtgctaggattatacgCTGATGCATGCCCAGCATCCTatgaggcaagtgctttaccaactgagccaacTCCTGATCTCTCCTTGCCAATgtgttttgcctttattctgagacagtgtctcacataactcaggctggtctcaaactcactgtaccactgaggataaccttgaacttttgagATTCTTGCCtttggtgctttgaatgagaaccCCCAATATGCCTTCATCTTGGGTACTAGAGCACTTGGGTCCCCAGTTGGTGAGGTTTAGGTAGTACAACATTGCAGACTTTACTGGGGATAGACTTTGAGGTTAAAAGCCTTAGACCGCTTCCAGTTTGCTCTGTCTGCTTCATGGTAAAGAGTGTGACCTGTAAGCTTCCCTGTTCAACTGCCacacctgctgcctgctgctatTATTTCTCTGCCATTATAGATTATAACCCCTCTGGAATCATTAACCAACACAGGCTCTTTCTTATGTATGTTCCCTTAGTCATAGTggtttatcagagcaacagaaaagtaatataTAGTTTCTATGTATTCAGTAATGGGTCTATAGAAAGTGTGGGCCACTAGGCCAGGCTGATGTGGTAAATGcgcttgaacccagggcttgaTACGGGCCAGGCAAGCAGTCTACTGACTGAGCTGCATTTGTAGTccactcttttttatttattttttaatataaaatcaaacCACATCCATGGCCAAAGAAAGCCACAAACAACTGAGACCCAGCTACCATTGCACTTGGCTTTCTCTACCACCAGCTCTTTCTCTAGCCCCAGCAAACTGCTCAATTAACTTAAAATTTAGATTGGTCGGCTGCTCCATTTCTGGAAGTTATGAGTACAGATGTTTAAAAGTTCGAAACGAGCTTTCCTAGATGAAACATAGCACCTTCTTCCAACAGGTGTGAAGTTCAAGTTTGCAGAACCCCTGCATGCTGGCACAGCATTGGAATAAGAGAGGAAGTTAGACATGGCCTAGCCCTGATAAGAGTGACACGGCAAAGGAAAGGGGGTAAGAGGGAAGCGGGGGCACTGGTTGAGCATTCCCAGGCACCCAGGCCTCTTCCTACCCCTGGGAACACAGACATGGAAATATGAACCCACAAaggtacctgggaggcagagggacacTGGACCAGACAGCCagtgccaggccaggccaggcctggGCTGCAGCTCTTAGACACTTAGGGAACAAAAAGGGTAAGATCTACCATTTGCTATGCTTTGGCTGTAAAACATCCCCCCACGACTGACTCATGCATTTGATCCCTGGTCTCCAGCTGCTGGTGCTGTCATGGAGAAGCTATGAAACTTTTTAGACATGGGATCCAGCTGGTGGACCAGCTGGTGGACCTAGGCCTGTAGGGTCAGCCTTTGAGGTTGCAGGGAAGTTCTTCTCTTTTTCTAGCCCTATGAATCCTGATCCACTACAATGTGATAAGCCATGCCAGAAGTTCCCACTTGACACAGATGACAGTCGCCATGCCTTCTCTGCCATGAGGGATAGATAGTATCTCTGAAATGTGAAGAGATGCAAACCTCTATCCCGTTTAGTAGCTTCTGTCGGGtgttctgtcactgtgacaagaaAAGTTAACTAGTGCACCTTGGAATCTAAATACATATTGTGTTAGCATTGGAAAAGCCCCAGCTGGTGATTAGAAGCACACAGGTATGTGGGTCAGGGGATACAAAATGATGGCTATCCTAAGAaagcagagagatagagagagctgGAGAATACATGTAAATATGAAGGGGCCACATGGAGCTGTTAAAGATCAGAGGGGAAGGTGCAGGAAAGAAAGTGATGGGAATAGACTTGGTCTCTTGTCACCCTTGATAACAGAGGACTCTCCGACTTACTAGTGAGGTTCACACTAATTAGTCATTATATCCATGTCTATTTCTACCTCAATGCTAGTTTGTAAGCATAATAACTAACTTGGCTCATATATCATGACCTGTTGTGATTaaccaccttcttcttcttcctcttcttcttcttcttcttcctcttcttcttcttcttcttcttcttcttcttcttcttcttcttcttcttcttcttcttcttcttcttcttcttcttcttcttcttcttctccttctcctcctcctcctcctcctcctcctcctcctcctcctcctcctccttctctccctcctcctcttcctcctcccatttcttttcctcctcttcctccttcttcctcctcctcttccttttctcctcctccagctcctcctcttccctgctcctctccttttttttttccctaggcaTTTTCTCCTACTGAGAATCTGAGCACCTTTAGACTGTCCTTGCTAGGGCCTCAGATCACTTGTCCATAAACACCAGGCACTGCGTGGGTATTGAGACTGAGTTATTTATCACAGGAaaacaatttcaaaagaaaacagtGGAAAAGGAGGACCTGCCTTTATTTGGGTGAGAAAGCACTGGTATTTTATTTCATGGGTTCAGTGTAGAAGGAAAATAGCTGTGGGGTTTGCAATGGTTTTATTTGCTCAGAAGCAGGCGGGGCTAGTAGAAGGTTGTTAGATCCTAAGGCCACTACCTTCAAGAGGATTAATGAAGACTTCAAGAAACTGCTTTAATTATCATGAGAATGGGTGATTACAAAACAAGTCTGGCCTTTTGCTTCCAGATTCTCTGTGTGATGCCATCCCCCAGAAAGTCCTCACCACAGCAGGGCACAAGCCAGAGCCATGCTCTTGAATCTCTACAAGTGTgcactaaataagtaaataaatcaaaataaacctCTCTCCTTATAAAGTACCCAGACTCTGTCAGCAACACAAAATGGACTACCATAGCCTTTCTAAAAGGAAACCAGTCGGATCTCAGGGTCCTATCTCTTGGGCCTAAGTCTTAGGAGGCAGCAGTCATTTCTTATCTCTCTTCTGGAAGTTCATAAACAGTGAAACAGATAAGAAGAGGGCTCACCTGGCTGCACAGTTCCAAGTTCTGGGAGTACACAGCGATCTGCTGCCTCCGCTGCTCCTCGGAGGTGAAGCTCGTGATCAGGATGAGGACATCATAGCCGAACTTGTCTGTGAAGGCTTTCAAATCACTGGTCATGTTGCTGTGAAGCAGGCAGTCCTGAAACAACAGACACACGAGTCTGTTAGTGTCCAGCTGCCTGCTTCAGACAGTTAGGCACAAACCAGCTCAGGCCTGCGATATATCAGAACAGGTATTTATCACCAGAGGCAAGTGAAATAAATGCTCTGAGAAATTCTGGAAAGTTCCATGTTCTGGTTCAAAATACCCCTTACTGATTTGTTTTCCCAGACCAAGGAAAGAAGATGTCTCTGCCATTATGATCAATTCTTTATGCAAGAAACACATTtctaacatttttaatttaattttatctcaCGTGCATTTTATCTCAtgtttgcctgaatatatgtctgtgtgagggtgttggatcctttaGAACTAGAGTTTCAGGCTGTTGTGAgatatggatgctgagaattgaacctggatcctctggaagagtagccagtgctcttgcctactaagccatctttcaAGTCCCAAGGAACACATTTTTTGGAACATTTGAAGAGTACATTTAGCCTTCACCATTTATAATACACGTGCAAGATTGTCTGTTGACTCTAATCTCTACCCATCACTACAAAAGCAAGAAGAGTCATAGACCAAGGGTCTGTATGATTGTCTCTGTTCCTTCAAGAAGTATGGTGAAGCCTATATTCTGACCCTGGTCTTCATACATGGTGTATTGTGGTATATTCCTCTTCTACACTATTGCTTTCTTTTTGGTGCCTGTAGTGAATTGAATGAGTATGTTCCTCATAGGCTCAGGCATTTGCGCGATCTGCTCCTAGTTGCTGGGGCCACTTGTGGAACTTTTAAGAGGTGCAGCCTTGAGACTAGATGACCTTGCCCTATTTGTGATTGGTTCTGTCCCCTCTGGGGTTGCAGTGAAGATGTGATCCCTCAGCTTTCTGCTCCCGCTGCTGTGCTTCCTCATCACGGTGGACTCTCATCCCTCCggaaccataagccaaataaaacgTCTACAAGATGCTTCACCATGGTATTTtcatcagagcaacagaaaagtaattaatacagcatcctatatgagtgtgtgtgtgtgtataccatgtgtaccagtgtatgtgtccctgtgtgtgtgtgccatgtgtgcctgtgtatttgtatgtttatcatgtgtgcctgtgtgccatgtgtgccctgtgtgtgtgtgtgtgtgcatgcgtgtgtgtatgccatgtgtgtatgcagatgtCAATAACAAATTAGAGATccggttctttccttccttgctggGCAGGTCTCTCTTGCTCTGTTCCTGCTCTGTGTACTCCAGGCTGGTCAGCCTGTGAACTTTCACCCTACCTGTCTCTACACCTCATTTTACTGTGGAGCTCTGACTCTTTTGTGTGGATTCTGAAGATTACACTCTAGTTGCTAGAGTGTACTTCAAGCATTCTTACCTGGTGATCCACCTCACTGGCCCTACAATTTTGTTTTCTATGATTATTGTTAGATTCTACCCAAATTTCCTGAAGATGCACTTTGATGAGGaattctttttggagacagggtctcatgtatgtGGAGCCcggggttgaacccagggctttgtgtagcTAGCAGAGCTCTCTGCCAGCCGGgctgtagctccagctcctgaGGACATTTTATTGCAGTGTAGCAGTCCAGGAGAATTTTGTAGCAGTTTTAATGTTGGGGTGACCTTGCTATTTGTGCCAACTGTGAGAGAGAATGCCAACAGTTGTAGCATTCCCAGAATGTGGCTCAGTCACCTACAGGACATGTGCTGACTCAAGCTATACCAGGTTCAGTGAGCACCACCTAGCCTATacaattctctctctttcttcaagAAGCACAGAGAGGCTGGTATTATAAACCCCGGCATTCACATCTGGCATATACTAGTTGCTCAAGAAATCTTTGTTATTAGACTggaggaaaataaacaaaattattctGTGTTATACTTCCTGAGATAgaacacacacattttcacaaGCTCACACtcttatacatgtgcacacacacacacacactcacacacatactcacatgtacacatgcacccccacatgcacatatacatgtgcatgcacacacactcttatagatatgcatgcacatacacataagccCACAATTCAAACAGATACAAAATTACACAATACAaaccagacatacacacacacacacacacacacacacacacacacacacacacacgcacctagCTAACCACTATATCGATGAGTTCTACATCTGTGGATTCAAATAACAGTTGATCAGATCACATGTGTTGAGGAAAAATATATCTGTATTGAACACATACagactttgtttttattatccCCTAAATAACACAACCACCATCTGTATGTTTTAGGTCATCTAATCATGACTTGATGAATGCAGGAGGATACACATGAGTTAGAGATAGATTCAATGCCATTTTACAGAAGACACTTCTATatctatagatttgggtattcaAAGAGGGCTCTCAGAACCAATACCCTCTAGATTCTGAGGAAtagcagtacacacacacaccaccaccaccaccaccaccaccaccaccatcaccaccaccaccaccaacaacaacaacactaccaccaccaccaccatcctcaTCACCCCATTACATATAATCAATTAACTGGTAGTTTATCATACTATCAGTGGAAAACATCATGATGTATACTCAAGGGATCTAAAGAATTCTGTGCATTTTTAGTATAACAGCAATTGTAATTATGGATTTTGTGGTACAATATTAAAACCATACAGATGTatttaccatagaaaacatgacTGCCATTCTACCCCATCATAACCATTGTGAATGGTTGAATAGGCATGTATAGTTATGGATTTGTTACCACATTCATATTTGCACATTATAGCTGCTGAAGACTTATCAGCCACCACAATCACCATTAAACACACAGACTACAGTTTTGCTGAATGGAAAATTAAGGTTTATGAAGTCCCCAAGAGACTCTTGGTGGGTGGCAGCTTCCATGTGTTGATAAGGCTtggctttctggttttgtttttgttgttttgttttatttctcttcttagccctggctatcatggaactcactatgtagtccaggctggccttgaactcacagcgctgcctctgcctcctgagtgctaggactaaggttgggagccaccatgcctggcttctcatGGCAGTTCTTAGGGGATTGTCCTAGATCACTTTCCCTTTTATGTTGCAAGGAATGACATGTAAGAATCACAAAGCTCTCAGGATGTATTACTGATGTATACCAAGGATCTATTCAGTTGACTTGGTAATGAAGTTTGTGATGTTCACATGCAAGAACCTTTGGAATCATGTGACCCTGAAGGTATATTGCCAGTACCCATGCTTCTAACACCCATGGTAGCTAAATGCCATGACAGCAATTGTTAGGTTAATACTTTTAGA
This portion of the Apodemus sylvaticus chromosome 1, mApoSyl1.1, whole genome shotgun sequence genome encodes:
- the Prune2 gene encoding protein prune homolog 2 isoform X1 yields the protein MLKDLKELSDGEIKVAISTVNMTLEDCLLHSNMTSDLKAFTDKFGYDVLILITSFTSEEQRRQQIAVYSQNLELCSQICCELEESQNPCLELEPFECGCDEILVYQQEDPSVTCDQVFLLLKEVINRRCAEMVSNSRTSSTEAVAGSAPLSQGSSGIMELYGSDIEPQPSSVNFIENPPELNDSNQAQVDANIDLVSPDSGLATIRSSRSSKESSVFLSDDSPVGEGGGPHHSLLPGFDSYSPIPEGIVAEEHARSGEHSEHFDLFNFDSAPIASEQSQPSSHSADYSPEDDFTNSDSSEGNLSAGPKGLGEMGINMSNYSSSSLLSEAGKDSLVEFDEEFVQRQESSGDNSERNLSLTCFVGEEPSSPERLKNIGKRIPPTPMNSFVEISPSTEEPTPPYPEDVIQNAIDTGHLGPPQTRARCRSWWGGLEIDSKNIVDVWNSSEQESVFQNPEPWKDHKPEPVERRTSDSTFQPKSLGFPKSDPWESEFGQPELDSNDTQDQKEENLRYQHSPTVRPHLTDASPQGTNHLIEDFAALWHSGHSPTTMPEPWGNPMDAGEASVTRSFPTWGAFDKEDNADTLKNTWNLHPTNNETPSVQDPSEWAMAKRGFSFPAADLLDNSLIEVNKDAAPEIWGKNNGSKDNSLTSGSPISDLGQTWNNSKLPGKDQNGLVGPKATGKTYEKEGSWNLFEEGVKKREADVLAPWEDSFLSYKCSDYSASNIGEDSVPSPLDTNYSTSDSYTSPTYAGDEKEVENKPIAKDNGFEAKATDFPAEGVEVLATSPQQSQRNRIGSGPGNLDMWALPHTEDKPEGNDTHNPDKDSLKTERTEDKNASMEDDVRENSPSSYEDPSMMQLYNEANQQLTLLHSNTNSRQTAPDSLDTWNRVILEDTQSTATISDMDNDLDWDDCSGGVAIGGDGQVEGYVAANSEPETRFSVKQLEPWGTEHQEANQVDWDLSASAESTADTGPSEYQTLNEKSGQLIANSIWDSVMGDKDISSFRLPGPPNTVDLEPSTWPSESPRHSINGKDGHMLEASGLSEPGDLTSHPDNQDTWADSQGDTTSSATRLASPEHFLQSDPWTGHPYRQSESEIEVWAASDCEHLDKEAVVGSGVKGAPWVFGKNPSDQEFSSSDAFEHQEICGALDKISSLSVTSSPQSEEPEEALEVEKGPYILDSLAVQTETSTSDLQTKDTQEESFMDNRNLDEANATLDGINLMKNKLLSEMELEKTEVCNSLKPEGAHGKLLYESSQNFGDWDGPMDSDVWDSHISYETAMNPTGQRTEERSLEALSPGNYDRDSLSSECSHSSASSPGLNDASVALSSWTYGPSAEHQKENQDDRNRQIHQESELFTSEAPVGVITEMKDFAENRKDDFGKMSDQEEPQFPEIPNDPFNGGSSSSSSSLGTDKYSEYSHAYQEGNLMTRCQNDLDFLEIVESEGTRIISISSGSGNDSGGDEELLEKELHLATVAQSESGAGNSLHEPEFLATEHPKPEFSVFVGSSESIEKENKLSPFSDSQQSSPGQWILSPLMQADTQDTPKETEARAAETGTMIDTVWHGSANTEPKDRGPDKLEMLGFSADSSEWWNTGAQDGRANAGMSAEELSNSEGELEATSPVFQNAGPCSLPIQNDGEPVDSGSTNPFSSNLKSPFLDSNGDKSQEKVWNIQPKQLDSDANQFSQLVILDQIKDKDSGQQAAMSPDAGGLPSEALTQEQGQESMLSVWDHAEPSLTQRDENGCVSTGVSPTECQEENWWEQEKSHLSHITHSSIPIENLPEINAPTQLIRKWDSNWDSPSPSESQHNFVPDILHGNLEEGGQLASASPDLWMDVKQPFTFKADSENPDILTHCDHDSNSQASSSPDVCHDSEGKQEMEKQTGVYLGPEVEPSEVHISEPSRNDEPTLEPEQECLPGNSELHSEHAMPLPLINSQQDINNSSKPASPGSSPEPSGVHGDNSTSLTLLEEGTSPEVEAVNRTIPGTRSEDTDTFETHQEVSVEVNGSEMSKDLCPESQTGTRAVLDCENPFASESPAVLTDIFQASDTCLDVSEAALDHSFSDASGLNTSTGTIDDMSKLTLSEGHPETPVDGDAGKQDICSSEASWGDFEYDAMGQNIDEELMREPEHFLYGGELPSEESVLKQSLTPYTPPFDLSYLTEPTGCSETAQGAESPDDASLGSEAAEMLLSALPDYQREEDKAETNIGKPRHQMTVLHIHEDPEALPSPVGGTGSNNESSPANIDWEIETDNSDSPAGGDMKPPNGKEILELEDEKVIPTKGPEQTQLEKKQAEQREDHQVLAVDYILVSHEKDSPLKPEARESKENTPELEQLSIGSRETGLPETQLAGTPDSCQPESLNDVKVQSAERMSSNRKTASLENPAQDQSWMVLSHSEVGDPPAETRDLGPGSPGRTVEPFLSLSLDKGPQSLVLERKKPLDSLALEEVAGLSSQSKKSKRQGQADLDSVPTSAATHDNEWEMLSPQLSQRNRNPPQEMEEETQFLEPGPRKPRRKGPPSEDEGMDIPFEEGVLSPSATDMRPEPPNSLDLNGSHPRRIKLTAPNINLSLDQSEGSILSDDNLDSPDEIDINVDELDTPDEADSFEYTGHEDPTANQSSGQESESIPEYTAEEEREDNRLWRTVVIGEQEQRIDMKVIEPYRRVISHGGYYGDGLNAIIVFAACFLPDSSRADYHYVMENLFLYVISTLELMVAEDYMIVYLNGATPRRKMPGLGWMKKCYQMIDRRLRKNLKSFIIVHPSWFIRTILAVTRPFISSKFSSKIKYVSSLSELGGLIPMDCIHIPESIINIDMKLKETA